One Nostoc punctiforme PCC 73102 DNA window includes the following coding sequences:
- a CDS encoding HAL/PAL/TAL family ammonia-lyase yields the protein MNITSLQQNITRSWQIPFTNSSDSIVTVGDRNLTIDEVVNVARHGTQVRLTDNADVIRGVQASCDYINNAVETAQPIYGVTSGFGGMADVVISREQAAELQTNLIWFLKSGAGNKLSLADVRAAMLLRANSHLYGASGIRLELIQRIETFLNAGVTPHVYEFGSIGASGDLVPLSYITGALIGLDPSFTVDFDGKEMDAVTALSRLGLPKLQLQPKEGLAMMNGTSVMTGIAANCVYDAKVLLALTMGVHALAIQGLYGTNQSFHPFIHQCKPHPGQLWTADQMFSLLKDSSLVREELDGKHEYRGKDLIQDRYSLRCLAQFIGPIVDGVSEITKQIEVEMNSVTDNPLIDVENQVSYHGGNFLGQYVGVTMDRLRYYIGLLAKHIDVQIALLVSPEFSNGLPPSLVGNSDRKVNMGLKGLQISGNSIMPLLSFYGNSLADRFPTHAEQFNQNINSQGYISANLTRRSVDIFQNYMAIALMFGVQAVDLRTYKMKGHYDARTCLSPNTVQLYTAVCEVVGKPLTSVRPYIWNDNEQCLDEHIARISADIAGGGLIVQAVEHIFSSLKST from the coding sequence ATGAATATAACATCTCTACAACAGAACATAACGCGTTCTTGGCAAATACCTTTCACTAATAGTTCAGATTCAATCGTAACTGTAGGCGATCGCAATCTGACAATCGACGAGGTTGTAAATGTTGCTCGTCATGGAACACAGGTGCGCTTAACTGATAATGCAGATGTCATTCGGGGTGTTCAAGCATCTTGTGATTACATTAACAATGCAGTCGAAACAGCACAGCCAATTTACGGGGTGACATCTGGCTTTGGCGGTATGGCAGATGTTGTCATCTCTCGCGAACAAGCAGCGGAACTTCAGACTAATTTAATTTGGTTTCTGAAATCCGGCGCAGGAAACAAATTATCGTTAGCAGACGTGCGTGCAGCTATGCTCTTACGTGCAAATTCACATTTGTATGGTGCGTCTGGTATACGACTCGAACTTATTCAGCGGATTGAAACTTTCCTCAACGCTGGCGTGACACCCCATGTCTATGAGTTTGGCTCTATCGGTGCTAGCGGCGATTTGGTGCCATTATCCTACATTACTGGGGCACTAATCGGTCTAGATCCTAGCTTTACAGTTGACTTCGACGGTAAAGAAATGGATGCCGTTACAGCCTTGTCTCGTTTGGGTTTGCCAAAGTTGCAATTGCAACCGAAAGAAGGTTTAGCAATGATGAATGGCACCTCAGTCATGACAGGTATTGCAGCTAACTGTGTGTACGATGCGAAAGTTTTGCTCGCTCTGACAATGGGTGTACACGCCTTAGCCATCCAAGGTTTATACGGAACGAATCAATCTTTCCACCCGTTTATTCATCAGTGCAAGCCACATCCCGGTCAACTATGGACAGCAGATCAAATGTTTTCTCTGCTGAAAGATTCATCTTTAGTTCGTGAAGAGTTGGATGGTAAACACGAATACCGTGGTAAAGATCTGATACAGGATCGTTATTCTCTCCGCTGTCTGGCACAGTTCATAGGGCCAATCGTTGATGGGGTATCAGAGATTACCAAGCAAATCGAGGTAGAAATGAACTCAGTCACCGATAACCCATTGATTGATGTCGAGAACCAAGTTAGTTATCACGGCGGCAATTTTCTCGGACAGTATGTGGGTGTGACAATGGATCGCCTACGTTATTACATAGGGCTATTGGCCAAACACATCGATGTGCAGATTGCACTTCTTGTCTCGCCAGAGTTTAGCAACGGCTTACCACCCTCTTTAGTTGGTAATAGCGATCGCAAAGTTAATATGGGACTCAAAGGTTTGCAAATCAGTGGAAACTCGATTATGCCACTGTTGAGCTTCTATGGAAATTCCCTAGCCGATCGCTTTCCTACCCACGCCGAGCAATTTAATCAAAATATTAACAGCCAAGGCTATATTTCCGCAAATTTGACACGTCGTTCCGTAGACATATTTCAGAATTATATGGCGATCGCGTTGATGTTTGGAGTTCAAGCTGTTGACCTCCGCACATATAAGATGAAAGGTCATTATGATGCACGTACATGCCTCTCACCCAATACTGTGCAGTTATACACAGCAGTCTGCGAGGTAGTTGGAAAGCCACTAACGTCTGTGCGTCCATACATTTGGAACGACAACGAGCAATGTTTAGATGAGCATATTGCCCGGATTTCAGCTGATATCGCTGGTGGTGGTTTAATTGTGCAAGCAGTTGAGCATATTTTTTCGAGCTTAAAGTCAACGTAA
- a CDS encoding beta-ketoacyl-ACP synthase III — translation MKSLVRQGIVLTGTGSAVPDQCLDNHQLNQMVVTCDDWIKSRTGIHRRHLLPAKNSLTTMATEAAQKAIDMAGITAQDLDLIILATSTPDDLFGNASQIQARLGATQAVAFDLTAACSGFVFGLVTAAQFMRTGTYQNVLLIGAEVLSRWVDWSDRRTCILFGDGAGAVVLQASEYDYLLGFQLHTNGTQNQHLKLEFQEEEKVLVDNISVGQGTYKPIAMNGQEVYRFAIQKVPEVIEKALFRAGLDVKQVDWLLMHQANQRILEAVAQRLGIPDEKIISNLANYGNTSAASIPLALDEAVRRGQIKAHDVVALAGFGAGLSWGAAIFEWGL, via the coding sequence ATGAAATCCTTAGTAAGACAAGGTATTGTTTTGACAGGGACTGGCTCTGCGGTTCCAGATCAGTGCTTAGATAATCATCAACTCAATCAAATGGTGGTTACTTGTGATGATTGGATCAAATCTCGCACAGGAATTCACCGTCGCCATCTTCTTCCAGCCAAAAACTCGCTCACAACTATGGCTACTGAAGCGGCTCAAAAAGCCATAGATATGGCAGGTATAACAGCACAAGACTTAGATTTAATTATCTTAGCTACATCTACTCCTGATGATTTGTTTGGTAATGCCAGTCAAATCCAAGCTCGACTCGGAGCTACCCAAGCTGTAGCTTTTGATTTAACAGCAGCTTGCTCTGGTTTTGTTTTTGGTTTGGTAACTGCTGCCCAATTTATGCGGACTGGTACTTATCAAAATGTTCTTCTCATTGGTGCTGAAGTTCTTTCACGGTGGGTAGATTGGTCTGACCGACGTACCTGCATTCTATTTGGTGATGGAGCAGGAGCAGTGGTTTTACAAGCAAGTGAATATGATTATCTCCTTGGTTTTCAACTTCATACTAATGGCACGCAAAATCAGCATTTGAAATTGGAATTCCAGGAGGAAGAGAAAGTACTTGTTGATAATATTAGCGTTGGTCAAGGTACATATAAACCTATTGCAATGAACGGACAAGAAGTTTACCGATTTGCTATTCAAAAAGTCCCTGAAGTTATTGAAAAGGCACTATTCCGGGCAGGTCTGGATGTTAAACAGGTAGACTGGCTATTGATGCATCAGGCCAATCAGCGGATTTTAGAGGCTGTGGCTCAACGTTTAGGAATTCCTGATGAAAAAATCATTAGCAATTTAGCAAATTACGGAAATACTTCTGCTGCTTCAATTCCCCTAGCTTTGGATGAAGCTGTTCGGCGAGGGCAAATTAAAGCGCACGATGTTGTTGCTTTAGCTGGGTTTGGAGCAGGACTTTCTTGGGGTGCTGCTATTTTTGAGTGGGGTCTATAG
- the fabF gene encoding beta-ketoacyl-ACP synthase II, which yields MISKNIRRVVVTGMGAITPLGNTIKEYWEGLIAGRSGIDLITQFDASLHICRIAGEVRDFNPYDYLERKDVKHISRFAQFGISASLQAIADAGFEINDSNATQVGVIVGNGMGGLYTVEEQEKVLLTQGSKRCSPFTVPMTIANMAAGLIAIYTGAKGPNFCTVSACAAGGNAIGEAFRSIQLGHALGMICGGTEAVITPLSIAAFGSAKTLSTANEEPTRASRPFDRDRNGFVMGEGAGILFLEELEHALGRGAKIYAEIVGYGLTCDAYHMTAPTPSGEGVMRAMELALKDGGIFPNEVSYINAHGTSTLANDAIETLAIKKALGDRAFQIPISSTKSMTGHLLGAAGGIEAVATVKSVALDLIPPTINLEQPDPNCDLDYVPHKSRTQRVDVALSNSFGFGGHNVSLAFKKFELGVRSY from the coding sequence ATGATTAGCAAAAATATCCGGCGGGTTGTAGTTACAGGTATGGGAGCTATTACCCCTTTAGGAAATACCATCAAGGAATATTGGGAAGGATTGATTGCGGGACGAAGTGGAATTGATTTGATTACCCAATTTGATGCTTCTTTGCATATATGTAGAATTGCAGGCGAAGTTAGAGACTTTAACCCTTATGATTATCTAGAACGCAAAGATGTTAAGCATATATCTCGTTTTGCTCAATTTGGAATCTCTGCAAGTCTTCAAGCGATCGCCGATGCTGGTTTTGAAATTAATGACTCTAATGCTACTCAAGTGGGCGTTATTGTGGGCAACGGTATGGGCGGCCTCTATACTGTAGAGGAGCAAGAAAAAGTTCTCCTGACTCAGGGATCTAAACGCTGTAGTCCTTTTACAGTGCCGATGACAATAGCTAACATGGCAGCTGGACTAATAGCAATTTACACAGGAGCTAAAGGGCCAAACTTTTGTACTGTTTCAGCTTGCGCTGCTGGAGGTAATGCTATCGGAGAAGCTTTTCGCTCAATTCAGTTAGGTCATGCTTTAGGAATGATTTGTGGTGGTACAGAAGCTGTGATTACACCTCTGTCTATAGCTGCCTTCGGTTCTGCCAAGACGCTATCAACCGCAAATGAAGAACCCACCCGTGCCTCTCGTCCGTTCGATCGTGATCGCAATGGTTTTGTGATGGGAGAAGGAGCAGGCATTTTATTCTTAGAGGAATTAGAACACGCTCTTGGCCGTGGAGCAAAAATCTATGCAGAAATTGTTGGTTATGGTCTGACTTGTGATGCTTACCACATGACTGCTCCAACTCCTAGCGGAGAGGGAGTCATGAGAGCTATGGAACTAGCTTTAAAAGATGGTGGCATATTCCCCAACGAAGTCAGTTATATTAATGCTCACGGCACTAGCACCTTAGCTAATGATGCCATAGAAACTTTAGCGATTAAAAAAGCTCTTGGCGATCGCGCTTTCCAAATTCCTATTAGTTCCACAAAATCAATGACTGGCCATCTTTTGGGCGCTGCTGGAGGCATCGAAGCTGTTGCTACAGTCAAGAGTGTGGCTCTTGATTTAATTCCACCAACAATCAATTTAGAACAGCCAGATCCAAACTGTGATTTAGACTATGTTCCCCATAAAAGTCGAACTCAAAGAGTAGATGTTGCTCTTTCTAACTCTTTTGGTTTTGGAGGACATAATGTCTCTTTAGCTTTTAAAAAATTTGAGCTAGGAGTTAGGAGTTATTAG